A section of the Pochonia chlamydosporia 170 chromosome Unknown PCv3seq00025, whole genome shotgun sequence genome encodes:
- a CDS encoding ankyrin repeats (3 copies) domain-containing protein yields the protein MKPYLPPEIILLVAGHLSPSHLVSLLRAAPGLSPLLTRRHASLLHYLAEEGDGTLMALLVANGNFTPDLKDENSRTPLSCAAQSGHQGVVKLLLERQDVDADSRDDDGMTPLSVAAGTGHEAVVKLLLERQDVDANSRDDDGMTPLSRAASDGHEAVVKLLLEQCGK from the coding sequence ATGAAACCTTACCTCCCACCCGAAATCATCCTTCTCGTTGCAGGACACctctctccttctcacctGGTGTCCTTGCTTCGCGCGGCACCTGGACTGTCGCCATTGCTGACTCGTCGCCATGCTTCACTACTGCATTACCTCGCGGAAGAGGGAGACGGTACGTTGATGGCCTTGCTTGTTGCAAATGGCAATTTTACCCCGGACCTGAAGGACGAAAACTCGCGGACGCCTTTGTCGTGCGCCGCACAAAGCGGACACCAAGGGGTGGTaaagcttctgcttgagcgACAAGATGTCGACGCCGACTCGAGGGACGACGATGGTATGACACCGTTATCTGTAGCGGCGGGGACTGGACACGAAGCAGTGGTaaagcttctgcttgagcgACAAGATGTCGACGCCAACTCGAGGGACGACGATGGTATGACACCGTTATCCCGGGCGGCGTcggatggacatgaagcagTGGTaaagcttctgcttgagcagtgtggtaaataa
- a CDS encoding transposase-like protein (similar to Beauveria bassiana ARSEF 2860 XP_008603484.1) has protein sequence MSENAVDSTIITETRSTRTKFRALLCYVNADIDTWLPDTHQTVKKWIMRQYEDQKEKVKQRIQSAKLRIHISCDLWTSPNSLAILGVVAHYVTEDGKLEHRTLALKDIDGEHDGSHLAAAIMEVVEDWGFASKLALLRQFDIQYDSKSHRLRCQGHVINLAAKSFLFVTDNEKLEHEDSGLHNVTLKQIEAWRRKGPRGKLHNFAVYIQRSVQRSQKFMAISHNRRLARDNDTRWNSWYTMLRAALNLREAIDGYFNKWVEADCAGDRLSAEDWTILEKIESFLEKLKLTTKALESSFATLDHVLLAMDFVLAQFEAGKEAYTDDPIMAPMYNSGWAKLDKYYRLTDESPAYVAAIVLHPSHKWH, from the exons ATGTCCGAAAACGCCGTCGACTCAACAATCATTACGGAGACTCGGTCGACCCggacca AATTCCGTGCACTACTATGCTACGTTAATGCCGATATTGATACTTGGCTTCCAGACACGCACCAAACTGTCAAGAAATGGATTATGCGCCAGTATGAAgatcagaaggagaaggtcaagcagcgcattcagtcggcaaagttgagGATTCATATCAGCTGCGATCTCTGGACCTCTCCCAACTCCCTGGCAATCTTGGGCGTAGTTGCTCACTATGTAacggaagacggcaagctAGAACACCGTACTTTGGCCCTAAAGGACATCGACGgtgagcatgatggttcTCATCTCGCTGCGGCAATtatggaagtggttgaagattggggcTTTGCTTCTAAGTTGG CCCTTCTACGCCAATTTGACATTCAATATGATTCCAAATCTCACCGActccgctgccaaggtcatgTTATCAACCTAGCCGCCAAgtccttcctcttcgttaCCGATAACGAGAAGCTCGAACACGAAGATTCCGGTCTGCACAATGTGACACTGAAACAGATTGAGGCGTGGCGGCGGAAAGGCCCACGTGGtaagcttcacaactttgccgtTTACATTCAGCGAAGTGTTCAGCGCAGCCAGAAGTTTATGGCTATTAGCCATAACCGCAGGCTTGCGCGagacaacgacacaagatggaattcGTGGTATACCATGCTGCGAGCGGCCTTGAATCTtagagaagcaattgatggctatttcaacaaatgggtaGAAGCAGATTGCGCTGGAGACAGGCTTTCTGCAGAGGACTGGACCATCCTCGAGAAGATCGAATCTTTTTTAGAGAAGCTCAAACtgacgaccaaggctctggagtcATCGTTTGCAACTCTCGACCATGTTCTGCTGGCTATGGACTTTGTGTTGGCACAATTCGAAGCAggaaaagaggcatataCTGACGATCCGatcatggcaccaatgtATAACTCGGGCTGGGCGAAATTGGATAAGTACTATCGCCTTACTGACGAATCGCCTGCCTATGTCGCAGCTATAGTTCTTCATCCCTCGCATAAATGGCATTAA